A stretch of the Malus domestica chromosome 08, GDT2T_hap1 genome encodes the following:
- the LOC103428757 gene encoding uncharacterized protein At2g23090-like — MGGGNGQKSKMARQRNMEKQKNAAKGSQLESNKKSMTIQCKVCMQVFICTTSEVKCREHAEAKHPKSDVYTCFPHLQK; from the exons aTGGGAGGAGGCAACGGCCAGAAGTCGAAGATGGCTCGCCAGAGGAACATGGAGAAGCAAAAAAATGCTGCCAAAG GCAGCCAGCTTGaatcaaacaagaaatcaatgaCAATTCAG TGCAAGGTGTGTATGCAAGTATTCATATGCACGACGAGCGAGGTGAAGTGCAGGGAGCATGCAGAAGCAAAACATCCCAAATCTGATGTTTACACATGTTTCCCTCATCTTCAAAAATGA
- the LOC139187422 gene encoding small ribosomal subunit protein uS14z/uS14y/uS14x-like: MGHSNVWNSHPKNYGPGSRTCRVCGNPHGLIRKYALMCCRQCFRSNAKEIGFIKYR, encoded by the exons ATGGGACACTCGAACGTCTGGAACTCTCACCCCAAGAACTACGGCCCGGGTTCCCGCACTTG CCGAGTGTGTGGAAACCCTCATGGGTTGATCCGGAAGTACGCGCTGATGTGCTGCAGGCAGTGCTTCCGCAGCAACGCCAAGGAGATTGGCTTCATCAAG TACCGCTAA
- the LOC103441056 gene encoding uncharacterized protein, producing the protein MKASGFWVLPFVLGTVVVFFLSVSSCRNGSLFPDSLFNVHAGGPKTIVTYRKLKENGYAPRTQKKGSAGNVHLDDYRPIDPSPSSKASIKHGPIEHGAPIIPYIPKPSPPARPNPRGTP; encoded by the exons ATGAAGGCTTCTGGATTTTGGGTTTTGCCTTTTGTGCTCGGAACAGTTGTAGTGTTCTTTCTCAGTGTCTCCAGCTGCAGAAATGGCTCCTTATTTCCGg ATAGTCTCTTCAACGTCCATGCTGGTGGGCCAAAAACGATTGTTACATACAGAAAGCTCAAG GAGAATGGCTACGCTCCAAGGACACAGAAGAAGGGCAGTGCTGGCAATGTGCATCTGGATGATTACCGCCCTATTGATCCTTCTCCGAGTTCGAAAGCTTCCATCAAACACGGTCCGATCGAGCACGGTGCGCCTATAATCCCGTACATTCCGAAGCCTTCGCCTCCTGCTCGTCCCAATCCCCGCGGTACTCCTTAG
- the LOC103441054 gene encoding casein kinase II subunit alpha-2-like isoform X2: MSRARVYAEVNVQRPRDYWDYESVTLQWGEQDDYEVVRKIGRGKYSEVFEGVNVTKNEKCVMKILKPVKKKKIKREIKILQNLCGGTNIVKLLDIVRDEHSKTPSLIFEYVNSADFKVLYPTLTDYDVRYYIYELLKALDYCHSQGIMHRDVKPHNVMIDHDLRKLRLIDWGLADFYHPGKEYNVRVASRHYKGPELLVDLQDYDYSLDLWSLGCMFAGMIFRKEQFFYGHDNQDQLVKIATVLGTEELNVYLNKYNLVLDPQLDVLVGRQSRKPWSIFINAENQHLVSPEAIDFLDKLLRYDHQERLTAREAMAHAYFSQVRSAENSWIRTQ; this comes from the exons atgtCCAGGGCTCGCGTATACGCGGAAGTCAACGTTCAGCGCCCCAGAGATTACTGGGATTACGAATCCGTCACTCTTCAATGGGG TGAACAAGATGACTATGAGGTTGTTAGGAAGATCGGAAGAGGAAAATACAGTGAGGTCTTTGAAGGTGTAAATGTCACCAAAAACGAAAAGTGCGTTATGAAGATCCTTAAACCCGTCAAGAAAAAGAAG ATAAAAAGGGAGATAAAGATACTACAGAATCTTTGTGGTGGTACAAACATCGTGAAGCTGCTTGACATTGTCAGGGATGAACACTCAAAAACTCCTAGCTTGATCTTTGAGTATGTGAACagtgcagatttcaaagtgtTGTATCCCACACTGACGGATTATGACGTTCGCTACTATATATATGAACTTCTCAAG GCATTGGATTACTGCCATTCGCAGGGCATAATGCATCGAGATGTCAAGCCTCACAATGTTATGATTGATCATGATCTCCGGAAACTTCGCTTGATTGATTGGGGTCTCGCTGATTTCTACCATCCTGGAAAAGAGTACAATGTCCGAGTAGCTTCAAG GCACTATAAGGGGCCTGAACTTCTCGTGGATCTGCAAGACTATGACTATTCGTTAGACTTGTGGAGCCTTGGCTGTATGTTTGCAGGAATG ATCTTTCGCAAGGAACAATTCTTCTATGGTCATGACAATCAGGACCAGCTAGTGAAAATTGCTACG GTTCTTGGGACAGAAGAATTGAATGtatatttgaataaatataaccTTGTGCTTGACCCTCAGCTCGATGTTCTTGTTGGAAG gCAAAGCAGGAAGCCATGGTCAATATTTATCAATGCGGAAAATCAGCATCTGGTTTCTCCAGAG GCCATTGATTTTCTAGATAAGCTTCTTCGATATGATCACCAGGAAAGGCTTACAGCAAGAGAAGCAATG GCTCATGCATACTTCTCCCAAGTGAGAAGTGCAGAAAATAGCTGGATACGGACGCAGTAA
- the LOC103428756 gene encoding glycine-rich protein 5-like yields MARSNAVSWSLMFLAMGIFSYVAVEATREGIQGRDLIDKRLGLDHGIKNWHSEEAAASQGLTADGYGGYGSGSGGGGGGSGGGGGFGGDNGGGKGYGGNGGGFHNGGGLGNGGGFGNGGGFHNGGGFGNGGGGDGGFGAGTGPGYGGGMGAGGGVYGHDEKMN; encoded by the coding sequence ATGGCGAGGAGCAACGCAGTTTCATGGAGTCTAATGTTCTTGGCTATGGGGATTTTTAGTTACGTAGCAGTTGAAGCCACCAGAGAAGGGATTCAAGGGAGGGATCTGATAGACAAGAGACTTGGTTTGGACCATGGGATAAAGAATTGGCACAGTGAAGAGGCTGCTGCTTCTCAAGGACTGACAGCTGATGGTTACGGAGGTTATGGCTCAGGCTCTGGTGGCGGCGGAGGAGGCTCTGGTGGTGGCGGAGGCTTTGGTGGTGATAATGGCGGTGGCAAGGGATATGGTGGTAATGGTGGTGGGTTTCACAATGGTGGTGGATTGGGTAATGGTGGCGGATTTGGGAATGGTGGTGGGTTTCATAATGGCGGCGGATTTGGTAATGGCGGTGGAGGAGATGGTGGATTTGGGGCAGGCACAGGCCCAGGTTATGGTGGCGGGATGGGTGCGGGCGGTGGAGTATATGGTCATGATGAAAAGATGAACTAG
- the LOC103441054 gene encoding casein kinase II subunit alpha-2-like isoform X1, translating to MSRARVYAEVNVQRPRDYWDYESVTLQWGEQDDYEVVRKIGRGKYSEVFEGVNVTKNEKCVMKILKPVKKKKIKREIKILQNLCGGTNIVKLLDIVRDEHSKTPSLIFEYVNSADFKVLYPTLTDYDVRYYIYELLKALDYCHSQGIMHRDVKPHNVMIDHDLRKLRLIDWGLADFYHPGKEYNVRVASRHYKGPELLVDLQDYDYSLDLWSLGCMFAGMIFRKEQFFYGHDNQDQLVKIATVYFSSLAWNRKIHLHDQIVMVERWFWASGSYLTQKGKASLCLSFCQMMLKRCSCISKAIEQSRKPWSIFINAENQHLVSPEAIDFLDKLLRYDHQERLTAREAMAHAYFSQVRSAENSWIRTQ from the exons atgtCCAGGGCTCGCGTATACGCGGAAGTCAACGTTCAGCGCCCCAGAGATTACTGGGATTACGAATCCGTCACTCTTCAATGGGG TGAACAAGATGACTATGAGGTTGTTAGGAAGATCGGAAGAGGAAAATACAGTGAGGTCTTTGAAGGTGTAAATGTCACCAAAAACGAAAAGTGCGTTATGAAGATCCTTAAACCCGTCAAGAAAAAGAAG ATAAAAAGGGAGATAAAGATACTACAGAATCTTTGTGGTGGTACAAACATCGTGAAGCTGCTTGACATTGTCAGGGATGAACACTCAAAAACTCCTAGCTTGATCTTTGAGTATGTGAACagtgcagatttcaaagtgtTGTATCCCACACTGACGGATTATGACGTTCGCTACTATATATATGAACTTCTCAAG GCATTGGATTACTGCCATTCGCAGGGCATAATGCATCGAGATGTCAAGCCTCACAATGTTATGATTGATCATGATCTCCGGAAACTTCGCTTGATTGATTGGGGTCTCGCTGATTTCTACCATCCTGGAAAAGAGTACAATGTCCGAGTAGCTTCAAG GCACTATAAGGGGCCTGAACTTCTCGTGGATCTGCAAGACTATGACTATTCGTTAGACTTGTGGAGCCTTGGCTGTATGTTTGCAGGAATG ATCTTTCGCAAGGAACAATTCTTCTATGGTCATGACAATCAGGACCAGCTAGTGAAAATTGCTACG GTATACTTCTCATCTTTAGCCTGGAACCGGAAGATACACTTACATGATCAAATCGTTATGGTTGAAAGATGGTTTTGGGCCTCTGGTTCATATTTAACCCAAAAAGGAAAGGCATCGCTTTGTCTGTCTTTCTGTCAGATGATGCTTAAACGTTGCAGCTGTATCAGCAAAGCTATAGA gCAAAGCAGGAAGCCATGGTCAATATTTATCAATGCGGAAAATCAGCATCTGGTTTCTCCAGAG GCCATTGATTTTCTAGATAAGCTTCTTCGATATGATCACCAGGAAAGGCTTACAGCAAGAGAAGCAATG GCTCATGCATACTTCTCCCAAGTGAGAAGTGCAGAAAATAGCTGGATACGGACGCAGTAA